A genomic region of Rhipicephalus sanguineus isolate Rsan-2018 chromosome 3, BIME_Rsan_1.4, whole genome shotgun sequence contains the following coding sequences:
- the LOC119385639 gene encoding uncharacterized protein LOC119385639 has product MSNISYPSMGWTSSLARLPRLRDRDHSQLACAPGTRKKARRSYKLLTESYVITSTLRACYEQEKNARYFIKARCYRSKKKTQTPYLVCAAISGDGSVLDGKCECPAGNHFCSNVQAVLDTLRLLQEKGFGEVPAHLSCTDLPQYWRRPPGDTIKGSSLQNVDWRRVGEGGRDLPLPCRLDLSAIKEKNVEDWRKDLAQFAHALSDANADSALVTVLAAADHAPVCSSRCGTVFCGSPLAYQQPLVPHGFSVLLCSYLGEKLNKHDKSATPCLPKAMVPFTGSSQWSVPGGISGGERRILEKIVLSPLQAQCLEKNSQQQRASQTWCQERKHRLTSSNFGTVLMRNHWSSKGLGHLTSAKDLSRVPAVRYGIANEARALQRYQDVLRHTGRDVELQSVGLFVDPEQPWLGASPDAIVHDPVEDPPWGCVEVKCPYSMKDADQEKLLSCRDICVSFDSLNHPALKQTHPYFAQVMGQMAITKVQWADFVMYGENYICVQRVRFDEKVWHEMKAKLDSFYFDTLLPYFVRNVG; this is encoded by the exons atgagcaacatttcgTACCCTTCAatgggttggacgagcagtttggctcgactgccgcggttgcgggaccgtgaccacagccaactcgcgtgcgcgcccggaacgagaaaaaaggctcgccgaagctacaaacttctcaccgaaagcTATGTCATCACATCGACTCTACGTGCGTGCTACGAGCAAGAAAA GAACGCCAGGTACTTCATAAAAGCACGGTGCTACCGCAGCAAAAAGAAGACACAGACACCTTATCTTGTTTGTGCCGCCATCAGTGGCGATGGTAGTGTgcttgacgggaaatgcgagtgCCCTGCTGGAAACCATTTTTGCAGCAATGTTCAGGCAGTGCTGGACACACTTCGACTGCTGCAAGAGAAAGGATTTGGTGAGGTTCCAGCTCACTTGTCTTGCACGGATTTACCACAGTACTGGAGGCGACCACCGGGTGACACTATAAAAGGAAGCAGCCTCCAGAATGTCGACTGGCGAAGAGTAGGTGAGGGTGGCCGTGACTTGCCGTTGCCGTGTCGCCTTGACCTCAGTGCAATTAAGGAGAAGAACGTAGAAGACTGGAGGAAGGACCTTGCCCAGTTTGCTCATGCCCTTTCAGACGCAAACGCAGACAGCGCCTTAGTAACCGTACTAGCTGCTGCAGACCATGCCCCAGTGTGCAGCTCCAGATGTGGCACCGTATTTTGTGGCTCACCACTTGCGTACCAGCAGCCACTCGTGCCTCATGGCTTCAGTGTCCTCCTCTGCAGCTATCTCGGGGAGAAGCTCAACAAGCATGACAAGAGTGCTACACCGTGCCTGCCAAAAGCCATGGTGCCATTCACTGGAAGCAGCCAGTGGTCTGTACCAGGTGGCATCAGTGGTGGTGAAAGACGCATCTTGGAG AAAATTGTGCTCAGTCCTCTGCAAGCACAGTGCTTAGAGAAGAACTCCCAGCAGCAGCGAGCCAGCCAAACATGGTGTCAAGAGCGAAAACACCGGCTGACATCGTCAAACTTTGGCACTGTGCTTATGCGCAACCATTGGAGCAGTAAAGGGCTTGGCCACCTGACATCAGCAAAAGACCTATCCAGGGTCCCTGCTGTCCG GTATGGCATTGCCAACGAGGCAAGAGCTCTCCAGCGTTATCAGGACGTTCTCAGGCACACAGGACGGGACGTGGAGCTTCAAAGCGTAGGGCTGTTTGTCGATCCAGAACAGCCATGGCTTGGGGCTTCCCCAGATGCCATTGTGCATGACCCTGTGGAAGACCCACCGTGGGGTTGTGTTGAAGTGAAGTGTCCTTATAGCATGAAAGATGCAGACCAAGAGAAGCTTCTTTCATGCCGAGACATTTGCGTGTCTTTTGACAGCTTGAACCACCCCGCACTGAAGCAAACGCACCCATACTTCGCTCAAGTGATGGGCCAGATGGCCATCACAAAAGTACAGTGGGCAGACTTTGTTATGTATGGTGAAAACTACATTTGTGTGCAAAGGGTCCGGTTTGACGAGAAAGTGTGGCATGAAATGAAAGCCAAGCTGGATAGTTTTTATTTTGACACACTTTTGCCATACTTTGTGAGAAACGTGGGTTGA